The proteins below come from a single Burkholderia humptydooensis genomic window:
- a CDS encoding MliC family protein, which produces MNKITRAAIGAAGLCAAAAGAAHAARLTVEEIDADARETVVYQCANEPKPVRVSYWRAGNGQSFALVPVNGTRLLFVDTVSASGARYQAGRYVWWTKGRDADLYDEIAGEHAPPVLGGCSEVRKKRGKG; this is translated from the coding sequence ATGAACAAGATAACGCGGGCGGCGATCGGCGCCGCCGGTCTGTGCGCCGCCGCCGCGGGCGCCGCGCACGCGGCGCGGCTGACCGTCGAGGAAATCGACGCTGACGCGCGCGAAACCGTCGTCTATCAGTGCGCGAACGAGCCGAAGCCGGTGCGGGTGTCGTACTGGCGCGCGGGCAACGGCCAGAGCTTCGCGCTCGTGCCCGTCAACGGCACGCGGCTATTGTTCGTCGACACCGTGTCGGCGTCGGGGGCGCGCTATCAGGCGGGCCGCTACGTCTGGTGGACGAAGGGGCGCGACGCGGACCTGTACGACGAAATCGCGGGCGAGCACGCGCCGCCCGTGCTCGGCGGCTGCAGCGAGGTCCGCAAGAAGCGCGGGAAGGGCTGA
- a CDS encoding DUF6726 family protein, translating into MKWMLIVALCASTAGCGLAAAPCRVASAGLKVVPVVGHVAAAPTDACAGVIDPD; encoded by the coding sequence ATGAAGTGGATGTTGATCGTTGCATTGTGTGCGTCGACGGCGGGCTGCGGGCTCGCCGCCGCGCCGTGCCGGGTCGCGTCGGCGGGGCTGAAGGTCGTGCCCGTCGTGGGCCACGTCGCGGCCGCGCCGACCGACGCGTGCGCGGGCGTGATCGATCCGGATTGA
- the dnaE gene encoding DNA polymerase III subunit alpha gives MSDPRFVHLRVHSEFSIADGIVRLDDIVKSAAEDGQGALALTDLGNAFGLVRFYKEARGAGIKPIAGCDVWITNHDDRDKPSRLLLLVKDKRGYLNLCELLSKAWLTNQYRGRAELDANWLEGDLAAGLLALSGAQQGDIGLALAAGNEAAARRHAQRWSQVFPGGFYIELQRHGQPGAEAYIQQAVTIAAELMLPVVATHPLQYMTADDFTAHEARVCISEGDILANPRRQKRFTTEQFFRTQDDMVALFADLPSALANTVEIAKRCNLTLELGKPKLPLFPTPDGMSLDDYLVQLSQEGLEKRLVQLYPDEAEREAQRDKYSQRLDFECGTIKKMGFPGYFLIVADFINWAKNNGVPVGPGRGSGAGSLVAYSLGITDLDPLRYNLLFERFLNPERVSMPDFDIDFCQHGRDRVIQYVKEKYGADAVSQIATFGTMAAKAAVRDIGRVLDLGYMFTDGVAKLIPFKPGKHVTIADAMKEEPLLQERYDNEDEVHQLLDLAQRVEGLTRNVGMHAGGVLIAPGKLTDFCPLYTQGDDGGVVSQYDKDDVEAVGLVKFDFLGLTTLTILDWAERYIRRLDPSKADWSLAQVPLDDPTSFQILKKANTVAVFQLESRGMQGMLKDAQPDRFEDIIALVSLYRPGPMDLIPSFCARKHGREKVEYPDMRVEPVLKETYGIMVYQEQVMQMAQIIGGYSLGGADLLRRAMGKKKPEEMAQHREIFAEGAAKNGLTREKSDEIFDLMEKFAGYGFNKSHAAAYALLAYYTAWLKAHHPAEFMAANMTLAMDDTDKVKILFDDCDVNGIAVLPPDINQSHYRFEPVAQADGKRSCTIRYGLGAIKGSGQNAIEEILRAREEKPFADLFDFCERIDRRIVNRRTIEALIRAGALDSLHANRAQLLASVPLAMEAAEQAAANALQAGLFDIGGVPAHQHALVDEPAWDDKRRLQEEKSALGFYLSGHLFDAYRDEVRRFVRQKLGELKEGRDKVVAGVIASLRTQMTQRGKMVIALLDDGTGQCEVTVFNEQFDVNRALFKEDELLIVQGQARNDAFTGGIRFTADSVMDLERARSRYAQAVRMTMNGNADAAALRRVLEAHVAKADDTPPAEAPAPRGGREGGRRAQVVIPNGLVVRIAYSNARAQGEMRLGDAWRVKPSDALLADLRAAFGGSVVEIVY, from the coding sequence ATGTCAGATCCCCGTTTCGTTCATCTTCGCGTTCACTCCGAATTCTCGATTGCCGACGGCATCGTGCGTCTCGACGATATCGTCAAGTCGGCGGCCGAAGACGGTCAGGGCGCGCTCGCCCTGACCGATCTCGGCAACGCGTTCGGTCTCGTCCGTTTCTACAAGGAAGCCCGCGGCGCGGGCATCAAGCCGATCGCCGGCTGCGACGTCTGGATCACCAACCACGACGATCGCGACAAGCCGTCGCGGCTGCTGCTGCTCGTCAAGGACAAGCGCGGCTACCTGAACCTCTGCGAGCTGCTGTCGAAGGCGTGGCTCACGAACCAATACCGCGGCCGCGCGGAGCTCGACGCGAACTGGCTCGAAGGCGATCTCGCCGCAGGGCTGCTCGCGCTGTCCGGCGCGCAGCAGGGCGACATCGGCCTCGCGCTCGCGGCGGGCAACGAGGCGGCCGCGCGCCGCCACGCGCAGCGCTGGTCGCAGGTGTTCCCGGGCGGCTTCTATATCGAATTGCAGCGCCACGGCCAGCCGGGCGCGGAAGCGTACATCCAGCAGGCGGTGACGATCGCGGCCGAGCTGATGCTGCCCGTCGTCGCGACGCATCCGCTGCAGTACATGACGGCTGACGACTTCACCGCGCACGAGGCGCGCGTGTGCATCTCGGAAGGCGACATTCTCGCGAATCCGCGCCGCCAGAAGCGCTTCACGACCGAGCAGTTCTTCCGCACGCAGGACGACATGGTCGCGTTGTTCGCCGATCTGCCTTCGGCGCTCGCGAACACGGTCGAGATCGCGAAGCGCTGCAACCTGACGCTCGAGCTCGGCAAGCCGAAACTGCCGCTCTTCCCGACGCCCGACGGCATGTCGCTCGACGACTACCTCGTGCAACTGTCGCAGGAAGGGCTCGAGAAGCGCCTCGTGCAACTCTATCCGGACGAGGCCGAGCGCGAAGCGCAGCGCGACAAGTACAGCCAACGTCTCGATTTCGAGTGCGGCACGATCAAGAAGATGGGCTTTCCGGGCTACTTCCTGATCGTTGCGGACTTCATCAACTGGGCGAAGAACAACGGCGTGCCGGTGGGGCCGGGCCGGGGCTCGGGCGCGGGCTCGCTCGTCGCGTATTCGCTCGGCATCACGGACCTCGATCCGCTGCGCTACAACCTGCTGTTCGAGCGCTTCCTGAATCCGGAGCGGGTGTCGATGCCCGACTTCGACATCGACTTCTGCCAGCACGGGCGCGATCGCGTGATCCAGTACGTGAAGGAGAAGTACGGCGCGGACGCGGTGTCGCAGATCGCCACCTTCGGCACGATGGCCGCGAAGGCGGCCGTGCGCGACATCGGCCGCGTGCTCGACTTGGGCTACATGTTCACCGACGGCGTCGCGAAGCTGATCCCGTTCAAGCCGGGCAAGCACGTGACGATCGCCGATGCGATGAAGGAAGAGCCGCTCCTGCAGGAGCGCTACGACAACGAGGACGAAGTCCACCAGTTGCTCGATCTCGCGCAGCGCGTCGAGGGCTTGACGCGCAACGTCGGGATGCACGCGGGCGGCGTGCTGATCGCGCCCGGCAAGCTGACCGACTTCTGCCCGCTCTACACGCAGGGCGACGACGGCGGCGTCGTCAGCCAGTACGACAAGGACGACGTCGAAGCCGTCGGCCTCGTGAAGTTCGACTTTCTGGGGCTGACCACGCTGACGATCCTCGACTGGGCCGAGCGCTACATCCGCCGGCTCGATCCGTCGAAGGCCGACTGGTCGCTCGCGCAGGTGCCGCTCGACGATCCGACGTCGTTCCAGATCCTCAAGAAGGCCAACACGGTCGCCGTGTTCCAGTTGGAAAGCCGCGGCATGCAGGGCATGCTGAAGGATGCGCAGCCCGACCGCTTCGAGGACATCATCGCGCTCGTGTCGTTGTACCGACCGGGCCCGATGGACCTGATTCCGAGCTTCTGCGCGCGCAAGCACGGGCGCGAGAAGGTCGAGTATCCCGACATGCGCGTCGAACCCGTCCTGAAAGAGACCTACGGGATCATGGTCTATCAGGAGCAGGTGATGCAGATGGCGCAGATCATCGGCGGCTACTCGCTCGGCGGCGCGGACTTGCTGCGCCGCGCGATGGGCAAGAAGAAGCCCGAGGAGATGGCCCAGCATCGCGAGATCTTCGCGGAGGGCGCCGCGAAGAACGGCCTCACGCGCGAGAAGTCCGACGAGATCTTCGACCTGATGGAGAAGTTCGCGGGCTACGGCTTCAACAAGTCGCACGCGGCTGCGTACGCGCTGCTCGCGTACTACACCGCGTGGCTGAAGGCGCACCATCCGGCCGAATTCATGGCGGCCAACATGACGCTCGCGATGGACGACACCGACAAGGTGAAGATCCTGTTCGACGATTGCGACGTCAACGGCATCGCCGTGCTGCCGCCCGACATCAATCAATCGCATTACCGCTTCGAGCCGGTCGCGCAAGCCGACGGCAAGCGTTCGTGCACGATCCGCTACGGCCTCGGCGCGATCAAGGGCAGCGGCCAGAACGCGATCGAGGAGATCCTGCGCGCGCGCGAGGAAAAGCCGTTCGCCGATCTGTTCGATTTCTGCGAGCGGATCGACCGGCGCATCGTGAACCGCCGCACGATCGAGGCGCTGATCCGCGCGGGCGCGCTCGATTCGCTGCACGCGAACCGGGCGCAATTGCTCGCGTCGGTGCCGCTCGCGATGGAAGCCGCCGAGCAGGCGGCCGCGAACGCGCTGCAGGCGGGCCTTTTCGACATCGGCGGCGTGCCCGCGCACCAGCACGCGCTCGTCGACGAGCCCGCCTGGGACGACAAGCGCCGCCTGCAGGAGGAGAAGAGCGCGCTCGGCTTCTATCTGTCCGGCCACCTGTTCGACGCGTATCGCGACGAGGTGCGCCGTTTCGTGCGCCAGAAGCTTGGCGAGCTGAAGGAAGGGCGCGACAAGGTGGTGGCCGGCGTGATCGCGTCGCTGCGCACGCAGATGACGCAGCGCGGCAAGATGGTGATCGCACTGCTCGACGACGGCACTGGCCAGTGCGAAGTCACCGTGTTCAACGAGCAGTTCGACGTGAACCGCGCACTCTTCAAGGAAGACGAACTGCTGATCGTCCAGGGGCAGGCGCGCAACGACGCGTTCACGGGCGGGATCCGCTTCACCGCCGATTCCGTGATGGATCTCGAGCGCGCGCGCAGCCGCTACGCGCAGGCGGTGCGGATGACGATGAACGGCAACGCGGACGCGGCGGCGCTGCGCCGCGTGCTCGAAGCGCACGTCGCGAAAGCCGACGACACGCCCCCCGCCGAGGCGCCGGCGCCGCGCGGCGGCCGCGAAGGCGGGCGGCGCGCGCAGGTGGTGATACCGAACGGCCTCGTGGTGCGGATCGCCTACAGCAATGCGCGCGCGCAGGGCGAGATGCGCCTGGGCGACGCGTGGCGCGTGAAGCCGAGCGACGCGCTGCTCGCCGACCTGCGCGCGGCGTTCGGCGGCAGCGTCGTCGAGATCGTCTACTGA
- a CDS encoding DEAD/DEAH box helicase → MSDSVAKPVDATFDQFGLAAEILKAIAEQGYTTPTPIQAKAIPVVLSGRDVMGAAQTGTGKTASFSLPIIQRLLPQANTSASPARHPVRALILTPTRELADQVAANVHAYAKHTPLRSAVVFGGVDMNPQMAELRRGVEILIATPGRLLDHVQQKTANLGQVQILVLDEADRMLDMGFLPDLQRILNLLPKERQTLLFSATFSPEIKKLASTYLRDPQTIEVARSNAAASTVTQIVYDVAEGDKQAAVVKLIRDRSLKQVIVFCNSKIGASRLARQIERDGIVAAAIHGDRSQSERMQALDAFKRGEIEALVATDVAARGLDIVELPAVINFDLPFNAEDYVHRIGRTGRAGASGDALSLCSPNERKQLADIEKLIKRTLSLETLELDLPRHRHDERGGRRERDRDERRGASAGRRSAGGERAYHPRREAPIDDFFLKPYVPSPSASKPEEATPVQPEKKAPKQPLAALLGGFGMPRKTSSS, encoded by the coding sequence ATGTCCGATTCTGTTGCCAAGCCTGTCGACGCGACGTTCGATCAATTCGGCCTTGCCGCCGAGATCCTGAAAGCGATTGCCGAGCAGGGCTATACGACGCCGACGCCGATCCAGGCGAAGGCGATTCCGGTCGTGCTGTCCGGCCGCGACGTGATGGGCGCCGCGCAGACCGGCACCGGCAAGACCGCGAGCTTTTCGCTGCCGATCATCCAGCGGCTGCTGCCGCAGGCGAACACGAGCGCGTCGCCTGCCCGCCATCCGGTGCGTGCGCTGATCCTCACGCCGACCCGCGAGCTTGCCGATCAGGTCGCCGCGAACGTGCACGCGTACGCGAAGCACACGCCGCTGCGCAGCGCCGTCGTGTTCGGCGGCGTCGACATGAACCCGCAGATGGCCGAGTTGCGCCGCGGCGTCGAGATCCTGATCGCGACGCCGGGGCGCCTGCTCGATCACGTCCAGCAGAAGACCGCGAATCTCGGTCAGGTGCAGATCCTCGTGCTCGACGAGGCCGACCGGATGCTCGACATGGGCTTCCTGCCCGATCTGCAGCGCATCCTGAACCTGCTGCCGAAAGAGCGTCAGACGCTGCTTTTCTCGGCGACGTTCTCGCCCGAGATCAAGAAGCTCGCGTCCACCTACCTGCGCGATCCGCAGACGATCGAGGTCGCGCGCAGCAACGCGGCCGCGTCCACCGTCACGCAGATCGTCTACGACGTCGCCGAGGGCGACAAGCAGGCGGCCGTCGTCAAGCTGATCCGCGACCGCTCGCTCAAGCAGGTGATCGTGTTCTGCAACAGCAAGATCGGCGCGAGCCGCCTTGCGCGCCAGATCGAGCGCGACGGCATCGTCGCGGCCGCGATTCACGGCGACCGTTCGCAGAGCGAGCGGATGCAGGCGCTCGACGCGTTCAAGCGCGGCGAGATCGAAGCGCTCGTCGCGACCGACGTGGCGGCGCGCGGCCTCGACATCGTCGAACTGCCGGCCGTCATCAACTTCGATCTGCCGTTCAATGCGGAAGACTACGTGCACCGGATCGGCCGCACGGGGCGCGCGGGCGCGTCGGGCGACGCGCTGTCGCTGTGCAGCCCGAACGAGCGCAAGCAGCTTGCCGACATCGAGAAGCTGATCAAGCGGACGCTGTCGCTCGAAACGCTCGAGCTCGACCTGCCGCGCCATCGCCATGACGAGCGCGGCGGCCGCCGCGAGCGCGACCGCGACGAGCGCCGCGGCGCATCGGCCGGCCGCCGTTCGGCGGGAGGCGAGCGCGCGTATCATCCGCGCCGCGAAGCGCCGATCGACGATTTCTTCCTGAAGCCGTACGTGCCGTCGCCGTCCGCGAGCAAGCCGGAAGAGGCGACGCCCGTGCAGCCGGAGAAGAAGGCGCCCAAGCAGCCGCTCGCCGCGCTGCTGGGCGGGTTCGGGATGCCGCGCAAGACGTCGTCGTCGTGA
- the msbA gene encoding lipid A export permease/ATP-binding protein MsbA produces MSVKPTLSKPIGGQDASSPAVVMRRLWPYVKPLVWVLVAGVLAMAAVAATEAGIPALLKPLLDHGFGSKGDMTTKLYVPVAVVGLALARALAQYASGYLLQYVSNRILLDLRIQMFERMIHTGVSFFQRETASTVINAVVFEVNQVLSVLMGVTITLVRDSLTVVFLLGYLFYLNWRLTLIVAILLPCIGWLVGKINRRLRRLNREHQTLTNQLAYIVEETVGGYKVVKVHNGEPYEIGRFNELSRKLRGYSMRMTVSGGLAQPLTQFLASIALAVVLTIAVVQSANDQTTVGGFVAFVTAMLLIISPLKHLMDVNQPLQRGMTAAELIFGLIDEPCEPEGGGKPLARASGAIEFSHVSFSYGMPRDGRQTLDDVSFTVAPGEMVALAGPSGSGKTTLVNLLPRFFDPSSGAVRVDGVALPEYSLHDLRNQIAMVSQDVVLFNDTIAANVAYGQTPERDRVEAALRAANLWETVTAMPDGIDTLVGDNGMRLSGGQRQRLAIARAIYKDAPILILDEATSALDSESERHVQAALETLMKGRTTLVIAHRLSTIERADRILVLEGGKIVESGSHRELLEQGGLYAHLHRIQFQQDAG; encoded by the coding sequence TTGAGCGTCAAGCCTACCCTAAGCAAACCGATCGGCGGCCAGGACGCGTCGTCGCCCGCCGTTGTGATGCGCCGCCTTTGGCCGTATGTGAAACCGCTCGTATGGGTGCTCGTCGCCGGCGTGCTCGCGATGGCGGCGGTTGCCGCGACGGAAGCCGGGATTCCCGCGCTGCTCAAGCCGCTTCTCGACCACGGCTTCGGCTCGAAGGGCGACATGACGACGAAGCTGTATGTGCCCGTGGCGGTCGTCGGCCTCGCGCTTGCGCGCGCGCTCGCGCAATACGCGTCCGGCTATCTGCTGCAGTACGTGTCGAACCGCATCCTGCTCGATCTGCGGATCCAGATGTTCGAGCGGATGATTCACACGGGCGTATCGTTCTTCCAGCGCGAGACGGCGAGCACGGTGATCAACGCGGTCGTGTTCGAAGTGAACCAGGTGCTGAGCGTGCTGATGGGCGTCACGATCACGCTCGTGCGCGATTCGCTGACGGTTGTCTTCCTGCTTGGCTATCTGTTCTATCTGAACTGGCGCCTGACGCTCATTGTCGCGATCCTGTTGCCGTGCATCGGCTGGCTCGTCGGCAAGATCAACCGGCGGCTGCGCCGCCTGAACCGCGAGCATCAGACGCTCACGAACCAGCTCGCGTACATCGTCGAAGAGACGGTCGGCGGCTACAAGGTCGTCAAGGTCCACAACGGCGAGCCGTACGAGATCGGGCGCTTCAACGAGCTGAGCCGCAAGCTGCGCGGCTATTCGATGCGGATGACCGTGTCGGGCGGGCTTGCGCAGCCGCTCACGCAGTTTCTCGCGTCGATCGCGCTCGCCGTCGTGCTGACGATCGCGGTCGTCCAGTCGGCGAACGATCAGACGACGGTCGGCGGCTTCGTCGCATTCGTGACCGCGATGCTGCTCATCATTTCGCCGCTCAAGCACCTGATGGACGTGAACCAGCCGCTGCAGCGCGGGATGACGGCGGCCGAGCTGATCTTCGGGCTGATCGACGAGCCGTGCGAGCCTGAAGGGGGGGGCAAGCCGCTCGCACGCGCGTCGGGCGCGATCGAGTTCAGCCATGTGTCGTTCTCGTATGGCATGCCGCGCGACGGCCGGCAAACGCTCGACGACGTGTCGTTTACCGTCGCGCCGGGCGAGATGGTCGCGCTCGCGGGACCGTCGGGCAGCGGCAAGACGACGCTCGTCAATCTGCTTCCGCGCTTCTTCGATCCGTCGTCGGGCGCGGTGCGCGTCGACGGCGTCGCGCTGCCCGAGTACAGCTTGCATGACCTGCGCAACCAGATCGCGATGGTGAGCCAGGACGTCGTGCTCTTCAACGACACGATCGCCGCGAACGTCGCTTACGGCCAGACGCCCGAGCGCGACCGCGTCGAGGCGGCGCTGCGCGCGGCGAATCTGTGGGAGACCGTCACCGCGATGCCCGACGGCATCGACACCCTCGTCGGCGACAACGGGATGCGGCTGTCGGGCGGTCAGCGCCAGCGTCTCGCGATCGCCCGCGCGATCTACAAGGATGCGCCGATCCTGATTCTCGACGAGGCGACGTCCGCGCTCGATTCCGAATCCGAGCGACACGTGCAGGCGGCGCTCGAGACGCTGATGAAGGGGCGCACGACGCTCGTGATCGCGCACCGCCTGTCGACGATCGAGCGCGCGGACCGGATCCTCGTGCTCGAAGGCGGCAAGATCGTCGAAAGCGGCAGCCACCGCGAACTGCTCGAGCAGGGCGGACTGTACGCGCACCTGCATCGCATCCAGTTCCAGCAGGACGCAGGGTGA
- the purT gene encoding formate-dependent phosphoribosylglycinamide formyltransferase: protein MQIGQRLGTPLSPSATRVMLLGAGELGKEVIIALQRLGVEVIAVDRYPNAPGHQLAHRAHVIDMTDPDALRALVDAERPHLVVPEIEAIATDALAAIEAAGVAEVIPTARATQLTMNREGIRRLAAEELGLPTSPYAFAQSFDAFKAAVAQIGFPCVVKPVMSSSGKGQSVLRRDADVEPAWQYAMAGGRVNHGRVIVEGFVEFDYEITQLTVRAIDPASLDTHTYFCEPIGHVQVAGDYVESWQPQPMSAKALERSRDIAHRVTSALGGRGIFGVELFVRGDDVWFSEVSPRPHDTGLVTLTSQRQSEFELHARAILGLPVEPALATPAASAVIYGGLDEAGIAFEGVRDALAVPGADLRLFGKPESFAKRRMGVALATGANVDEARERAKRAAAAVRPVSAR from the coding sequence ATGCAGATCGGTCAGCGGCTCGGCACGCCGCTTTCGCCGTCCGCCACGCGCGTCATGCTGCTCGGCGCGGGCGAGTTGGGCAAGGAAGTCATCATCGCGTTGCAGCGGCTCGGCGTCGAAGTGATCGCCGTCGATCGCTATCCGAACGCGCCCGGTCATCAGCTCGCGCATCGCGCGCACGTGATCGACATGACCGATCCGGACGCGCTGCGCGCGCTCGTCGACGCCGAGCGTCCGCATCTCGTCGTGCCGGAAATCGAGGCGATCGCGACCGACGCGCTCGCCGCGATCGAAGCGGCCGGCGTCGCCGAGGTGATCCCGACCGCGCGCGCGACGCAGCTCACGATGAATCGCGAGGGCATTCGCCGGCTCGCAGCCGAGGAGCTCGGGCTGCCGACGTCGCCGTACGCGTTCGCGCAGTCGTTCGACGCGTTCAAGGCGGCCGTCGCGCAGATCGGTTTCCCGTGCGTGGTGAAGCCCGTGATGTCGTCGTCCGGCAAGGGGCAGTCGGTCCTCAGGCGCGACGCGGACGTCGAGCCCGCGTGGCAGTACGCGATGGCGGGCGGCCGCGTGAATCACGGCCGAGTGATCGTCGAGGGCTTCGTCGAGTTCGATTACGAGATCACGCAGCTCACGGTGCGCGCGATCGATCCGGCGAGCCTCGACACGCACACCTATTTCTGCGAGCCGATCGGGCACGTGCAGGTTGCGGGCGACTACGTCGAATCGTGGCAGCCGCAGCCGATGAGCGCGAAGGCGCTCGAGCGCTCGCGCGACATCGCGCATCGCGTGACGAGCGCGCTCGGCGGCCGCGGGATCTTCGGCGTCGAGCTGTTCGTGCGCGGCGACGACGTCTGGTTCTCCGAAGTGAGCCCGCGTCCGCACGACACGGGGCTCGTGACGCTCACGTCGCAGCGCCAGTCGGAATTCGAATTGCATGCCCGCGCGATCCTCGGCCTGCCGGTCGAGCCCGCGCTCGCGACGCCCGCCGCGTCGGCCGTGATCTACGGCGGGCTCGACGAGGCGGGCATCGCGTTCGAGGGCGTGCGCGACGCGCTCGCGGTGCCGGGTGCGGACCTGCGCCTGTTCGGCAAACCGGAGAGCTTCGCGAAGCGCCGGATGGGCGTCGCGCTCGCGACGGGCGCGAACGTCGACGAAGCGCGCGAGCGCGCGAAGCGGGCGGCCGCCGCGGTGCGTCCGGTGTCCGCGCGCTGA
- the gluQRS gene encoding tRNA glutamyl-Q(34) synthetase GluQRS: MTRYRGRFAPSPTGPLHFGSLVGALASWLDARAWGGAWLVRIEDIDGPRTVPGAADDILATLRSFGFIADEPSVWQSARIARYEAALARLTAAGLVYPCGCTRKEIADSLRAAHERHTTLAYPGTCRTGLHGKPARAWRLRVPDGAAAVVTFDDRWQRAQTQNLATEVGDFVLKRADGQWAYQLAVVVDDGDADITHVVRGADLLDSTARQIYLQRCLGLPTPRYLHVPVVVDANGEKLSKQTGATALDPAAPLPALAAAARHLGLALDDAACASLDAFQSAAIAAWDTRFGPNARR; this comes from the coding sequence ATGACACGCTATCGCGGGCGCTTCGCGCCGTCGCCCACCGGCCCGCTGCACTTCGGCTCGCTCGTCGGCGCGCTCGCGAGCTGGCTCGACGCCCGCGCGTGGGGCGGCGCGTGGCTCGTGCGGATCGAGGACATCGACGGGCCGCGCACGGTGCCCGGCGCGGCCGACGACATCCTCGCGACGCTGCGCAGCTTCGGCTTCATCGCCGACGAGCCGTCCGTCTGGCAAAGCGCGCGCATCGCACGCTACGAAGCGGCGCTCGCGCGGCTCACCGCCGCAGGGCTCGTCTATCCGTGCGGCTGCACGCGCAAGGAGATCGCCGATTCGCTGCGCGCCGCGCACGAGCGGCACACGACGCTCGCGTATCCCGGCACGTGCCGAACGGGCCTGCACGGCAAGCCCGCGCGCGCATGGCGGCTGCGCGTGCCGGACGGCGCGGCGGCCGTCGTCACGTTCGACGATCGCTGGCAGCGCGCGCAGACACAGAATCTCGCGACCGAAGTCGGCGACTTCGTGCTCAAGCGCGCGGACGGACAATGGGCGTATCAGCTCGCGGTCGTCGTCGACGACGGCGATGCGGACATCACGCACGTCGTGCGCGGCGCCGACCTGCTCGACTCGACCGCTCGCCAGATCTACCTGCAGCGCTGCCTCGGCCTGCCGACGCCGCGCTATCTGCACGTGCCCGTCGTCGTCGATGCGAACGGCGAAAAGCTCAGCAAGCAGACAGGCGCGACGGCGCTCGATCCCGCCGCGCCGCTGCCCGCGCTCGCCGCGGCCGCGCGGCATCTGGGACTCGCGCTCGACGATGCGGCGTGCGCGTCGCTCGACGCGTTCCAGTCAGCCGCGATCGCCGCGTGGGACACGCGCTTCGGGCCGAACGCGCGTCGCTGA
- a CDS encoding sulfurtransferase has protein sequence MTTVNLAAYRFVSLDSIEQWRPLIAERCNALGLRGTILLAPEGINLFIAGPLDATGAFVDYLRHDPLFEGKFADLAFKESLSDSQPFRRMLVRLKREIITMKMPAIKPELGRAPSVDARTLKAWLDRGRDDAGRPVVMLDTRNAFEVDVGTFDNALDYRIDKFSQFPSVIEANRADLEGKTVVSFCTGGIRCEKAAIHMKDAGIENVYQLEGGILKYFEEVGGAHYHGDCFVFDYRTALNPQLEPTADVTCFACRAVVPADAQQSPLYVPGKSCPACHHPDNSGNPGERADRPAEPARAH, from the coding sequence ATGACCACCGTCAATCTCGCCGCCTACCGTTTCGTCTCGCTCGACTCGATCGAGCAATGGCGGCCGCTCATCGCCGAGCGCTGCAACGCGCTCGGGCTGCGCGGCACGATCCTGCTCGCGCCCGAAGGGATCAACCTGTTCATCGCGGGCCCGCTCGACGCGACCGGCGCGTTCGTCGATTACCTTCGCCACGATCCGCTCTTCGAAGGCAAGTTCGCCGATCTGGCGTTCAAGGAGAGCCTGTCCGATTCGCAGCCGTTTCGCCGGATGCTCGTGCGCCTGAAGCGCGAGATCATCACGATGAAGATGCCCGCGATCAAGCCGGAGCTCGGCCGCGCGCCGTCCGTCGACGCGCGCACGCTGAAGGCGTGGCTCGACCGGGGCCGCGACGACGCGGGCCGCCCCGTCGTGATGCTCGATACGCGCAATGCGTTCGAAGTCGACGTCGGCACGTTCGACAACGCGCTCGACTACCGGATCGACAAGTTCAGCCAGTTCCCCAGTGTGATCGAGGCGAACCGCGCGGACCTCGAAGGCAAGACCGTCGTGTCGTTCTGCACGGGCGGCATTCGCTGCGAGAAGGCGGCGATCCACATGAAGGACGCCGGCATCGAGAACGTCTACCAGCTCGAAGGCGGGATCCTCAAGTACTTCGAGGAGGTCGGCGGCGCGCATTACCACGGCGACTGCTTCGTGTTCGACTACCGCACCGCGCTCAACCCGCAGCTCGAGCCGACGGCCGACGTCACGTGCTTCGCATGCCGCGCGGTCGTGCCGGCCGACGCGCAACAGTCGCCTCTCTACGTGCCCGGCAAGTCCTGCCCCGCCTGCCATCACCCGGACAATTCGGGCAACCCGGGCGAGCGCGCGGACCGCCCCGCCGAACCGGCGCGCGCCCATTGA